A window from Pseudomonas sp. MRSN 12121 encodes these proteins:
- a CDS encoding PilN domain-containing protein, whose amino-acid sequence MARINLLPWREERRERRRRHFLLGVAAAAALALAAVLVGDRIIDRAIDRQLARNNHVGAQIALLDQRIAKIGELKLHREQLLERMKIIQDLQGNRSTRARVFDQLARSLPDGVYFTDVRMSGQTLSIVGAAESNHRVSDLMRNLDASDWFDTPSLTEVKAAGADNADQMNVFQLTVHQTRPALEEVGQ is encoded by the coding sequence ATGGCTCGGATCAACCTTCTTCCCTGGCGCGAAGAACGGCGCGAGCGCCGCCGGCGTCATTTCCTGCTGGGCGTGGCCGCGGCCGCGGCGCTGGCATTGGCGGCGGTACTGGTGGGCGACCGGATCATCGACCGGGCGATCGACAGGCAGCTGGCGCGCAACAATCACGTGGGGGCACAGATCGCCTTACTCGATCAGCGAATTGCCAAGATCGGCGAGCTGAAGCTGCATCGCGAGCAGTTGCTGGAGCGCATGAAGATTATCCAGGACTTGCAGGGCAATCGATCCACCCGTGCGCGGGTGTTCGACCAGTTGGCCCGGAGCCTGCCGGACGGGGTGTATTTCACCGATGTCAGGATGAGCGGGCAAACCCTCTCGATTGTCGGTGCGGCGGAATCGAACCACCGGGTTTCGGACCTGATGCGCAACCTGGACGCGTCCGACTGGTTCGATACGCCAAGTCTCACCGAGGTCAAGGCCGCCGGGGCGGACAACGCCGACCAGATGAATGTGTTCCAGCTGACCGTGCACCAGACCCGGCCTGCCCTGGAGGAGGTTGGGCAATGA
- a CDS encoding type 4a pilus biogenesis protein PilO has product MSLAGWWEQMRRVDPGELEMSNMGAWPAPVKSLVAALAMLLVLALGYQLYLKDLLLQLDQRRADEIVLKQQFASKASQVANLLPYGEQMKAMESAFEQMLRQLPSDTEVPGLLEDISRTGLGSGLEFEEIKLLPEVVQPFYVELPIQITVTGGYHQLATFVSGVAGLPRIVTLHDFEIKPVAPQVGSKLRMNVLARTYRYKVPRP; this is encoded by the coding sequence ATGAGCCTGGCTGGCTGGTGGGAGCAGATGCGCCGGGTCGATCCCGGCGAACTGGAAATGAGCAATATGGGGGCGTGGCCGGCGCCGGTCAAAAGCCTGGTCGCGGCGCTGGCGATGCTGCTGGTGCTGGCTCTCGGCTACCAGCTGTACCTCAAGGATCTGCTGTTGCAGCTCGACCAGCGCCGGGCGGACGAGATCGTGTTGAAACAACAGTTCGCCAGCAAGGCGAGCCAGGTGGCCAATCTGTTGCCCTACGGTGAGCAGATGAAGGCCATGGAAAGCGCCTTCGAGCAGATGCTGCGCCAACTGCCGAGCGATACCGAGGTGCCGGGCCTGCTCGAAGACATCAGTCGCACAGGGCTTGGCAGCGGGTTGGAGTTCGAAGAGATCAAGCTGCTGCCGGAAGTGGTCCAGCCGTTTTATGTCGAGCTGCCGATCCAGATCACGGTGACCGGCGGCTATCACCAACTGGCGACGTTCGTCAGTGGCGTGGCCGGGTTGCCGCGAATCGTCACCCTGCATGATTTCGAGATCAAGCCGGTCGCCCCGCAGGTCGGCTCTAAGCTGCGCATGAACGTTCTGGCCAGGACCTATCGCTACAAGGTGCCTCGTCCATGA
- a CDS encoding pilus assembly protein PilP, with the protein MKRIHGLLLVLIGLGLAGCGSDDDFSDLDAYMNEVRARPPGKIEPMPVFGSYPTFTYDASLLRSPFQPAVRVDLASRRAGSSAVRPDPNRSKAFLEGFSIEQFEMVGTLSNASGVFALLRGAGGVHRLKVGDYLGRNDGRIVAISDSQVDVVEIVPDGAGAWLERPRTIPLKEHS; encoded by the coding sequence ATGAAGCGCATTCATGGCCTGCTGCTGGTGCTGATCGGTCTCGGGCTGGCCGGGTGCGGCAGCGATGACGACTTCAGCGATCTGGACGCCTACATGAACGAGGTGCGGGCGCGGCCGCCCGGCAAGATTGAACCAATGCCGGTATTCGGGTCTTACCCAACGTTCACCTACGACGCCTCGCTTCTGCGCAGTCCGTTCCAGCCAGCGGTCCGGGTAGACCTGGCGAGCCGTCGGGCAGGTTCGTCCGCGGTCCGGCCGGACCCGAACCGCAGCAAGGCGTTTCTCGAGGGGTTCAGCATCGAGCAGTTCGAGATGGTGGGCACGCTTTCCAACGCTTCCGGCGTCTTTGCGCTGCTGCGGGGAGCGGGGGGGGTACATCGGCTGAAGGTCGGCGACTACCTGGGGCGAAACGATGGGCGGATTGTCGCGATCAGCGATTCACAGGTCGACGTGGTCGAGATTGTTCCCGATGGAGCGGGAGCGTGGCTGGAACGACCGCGGACCATTCCATTAAAAGAGCATTCATAG
- the pilQ gene encoding type IV pilus secretin PilQ, with amino-acid sequence MNRIFSALGIALGMALLSPMAMAATLKALDVATLSGDRLELKLTFDGPVPEPRGYSTDQPARIALDLPDVVSGLKSKSRDLGSGNARSVTVVESGQRTRVVVNLLALAPYSTRIAGNQLFVVIGQGATVAHDVPQRPAASGRVGAGRSIRSVDFQRGERGEGNVLIDLSDAQMSPDIQERDGKLVIAFARARLPEPLRVRLDVKDFATPVQFVSARAESDKAIITIEPGGTFDYSTYQTDNKLTVSVRPMSVDDLQKRNAERSTYDGEKLSLNFQDIEVRSVLQLIADFTHLNLVASDTVQGGITLRLQNVPWDQALDLVLKTKGLDKRKVGNVLLVAPADEIAARERQELESQKQIADLEPLRRELLQVNYAKAAEIAKLFQSVTRAEDKSDERGSITVDERTNNIIAYQTRDRLDELRRIVSQLDVPVRQVMIEARIVEANVDYDKSLGVRWGGSIQNQGNWNASGVSNGANGSSTIGTPGSTSSNAPFVDLGTTANTSGLGIAFITDNVLLDLELTAMEKTGNGEIVSQPKVVTSDKETAKILKGTEIPYQEAASSGATSVSFKEASLSLEVTPQITPDNRIIMEVKVTKDEPDYLNKVQDVPPIKKNEVNAKVLINDGETIVIGGVFSNTQSKVVDKVPFLGDVPYLGRLFRRDVVSEKKSELLVFLTPRIMNNQAIAVSR; translated from the coding sequence ATGAACAGGATCTTTTCAGCCCTCGGTATTGCGCTAGGGATGGCGCTGCTTTCGCCGATGGCCATGGCGGCCACTCTCAAGGCCCTGGATGTCGCGACGCTGTCGGGAGACCGCCTGGAGTTGAAGCTGACCTTCGATGGGCCGGTTCCCGAGCCCCGTGGCTATAGCACCGACCAGCCGGCACGGATCGCCCTCGACTTGCCGGATGTCGTCAGTGGGCTCAAGAGCAAAAGCCGTGACCTGGGGAGCGGCAATGCGCGCAGCGTCACCGTGGTCGAGTCGGGGCAGCGCACCCGTGTGGTGGTCAATCTGCTGGCGCTGGCGCCCTATAGCACCCGGATCGCGGGGAACCAGCTGTTCGTGGTGATCGGTCAGGGCGCGACGGTGGCGCACGATGTGCCGCAGCGTCCTGCTGCCTCCGGACGAGTCGGGGCGGGCCGGTCGATTCGCAGCGTGGATTTTCAGCGGGGGGAGCGGGGTGAAGGCAATGTCCTGATCGACCTTTCCGATGCGCAGATGAGCCCCGATATCCAGGAGCGCGACGGCAAGCTGGTGATCGCCTTTGCCCGGGCCCGCCTGCCCGAACCCTTGCGCGTCAGGCTGGACGTCAAGGATTTCGCTACGCCTGTGCAGTTTGTCAGCGCCCGCGCGGAATCGGACAAGGCCATCATTACCATCGAGCCCGGTGGCACCTTCGATTACTCGACCTACCAGACGGACAACAAATTGACGGTCAGCGTCAGGCCGATGAGTGTTGACGACCTGCAGAAACGTAATGCCGAGCGCTCGACCTATGACGGTGAAAAGCTCTCGCTGAACTTCCAGGACATCGAGGTCCGCTCGGTACTGCAACTGATTGCCGACTTCACCCATCTCAACCTGGTGGCCAGCGATACGGTCCAGGGCGGGATTACCCTGCGTCTGCAGAATGTGCCGTGGGACCAGGCCCTGGACCTGGTGCTCAAGACCAAGGGGCTGGACAAGCGCAAGGTCGGCAATGTGCTGCTAGTGGCGCCGGCCGATGAAATCGCCGCTCGTGAACGCCAGGAGCTGGAGTCGCAGAAGCAGATTGCCGATCTCGAGCCGTTGCGCCGCGAACTGTTGCAGGTCAATTACGCCAAGGCTGCGGAGATCGCCAAGCTGTTCCAGTCAGTCACCCGCGCCGAGGATAAATCCGATGAGCGTGGTTCGATCACGGTCGATGAGCGGACCAACAACATCATTGCCTATCAGACCCGGGATCGCCTGGACGAACTGCGGCGCATCGTCAGCCAGCTGGATGTTCCGGTACGCCAGGTGATGATCGAGGCGCGGATCGTCGAGGCGAACGTCGACTATGACAAGAGCCTGGGCGTGCGCTGGGGTGGCTCGATCCAGAACCAGGGCAACTGGAATGCCTCGGGGGTCAGCAATGGCGCCAATGGTTCCTCCACCATCGGCACGCCGGGCAGCACCAGCAGTAATGCACCGTTCGTCGACTTGGGCACTACCGCCAATACCTCCGGGCTGGGGATCGCCTTCATCACCGACAACGTGTTGCTGGACCTTGAGCTGACGGCGATGGAAAAGACCGGCAACGGGGAAATCGTCTCCCAGCCCAAGGTCGTCACTTCCGACAAGGAGACCGCGAAAATCCTCAAGGGCACGGAAATCCCCTATCAGGAAGCCGCGTCCAGCGGGGCGACCTCGGTGTCTTTCAAGGAGGCCTCGCTGTCGCTGGAGGTGACGCCGCAGATCACTCCGGACAACCGCATCATCATGGAGGTCAAGGTCACCAAGGACGAGCCGGACTACCTGAACAAGGTCCAGGATGTACCGCCCATCAAGAAGAACGAGGTCAACGCCAAGGTCCTGATCAACGACGGAGAGACCATCGTGATCGGTGGGGTTTTCTCCAATACGCAAAGCAAGGTTGTAGATAAAGTGCCATTTCTCGGCGATGTGCCGTATCTTGGCCGCCTTTTCCGGCGTGACGTGGTGTCGGAGAAAAAATCCGAGCTGCTGGTATTTCTCACTCCGCGTATCATGAACAACCAGGCGATTGCTGTGAGTCGTTGA
- the aroK gene encoding shikimate kinase AroK, with product MRNLILVGPMGAGKSTIGRLLAKELRLPFKDSDKEIELRTGANIPWIFDKEGEPGFRDREQAMIAELCAADGVVLATGGGAVMREANRLALHAGGRVVYLHASVEQQVGRTARDRNRPLLRTADPAKTLRDLLAIRDPLYREIADLVVETDERPPRLVVLDILDRLQQLPPR from the coding sequence GTGCGAAATTTGATTCTTGTTGGGCCGATGGGGGCTGGAAAAAGCACCATCGGTCGCTTGCTGGCCAAAGAGCTGCGCCTGCCATTCAAAGATTCCGATAAGGAAATTGAGTTGCGCACGGGCGCCAATATCCCGTGGATCTTCGATAAGGAAGGCGAGCCAGGCTTTCGCGATCGCGAGCAGGCCATGATCGCCGAGTTGTGCGCCGCCGATGGCGTGGTCCTGGCCACCGGCGGTGGTGCGGTGATGCGGGAAGCCAATCGCCTGGCGCTGCATGCCGGCGGTCGCGTGGTCTATCTGCATGCCTCGGTCGAACAGCAAGTGGGGCGCACCGCCCGGGATCGCAACCGGCCGCTGTTGCGCACCGCCGATCCGGCGAAAACCCTGCGTGACCTGTTGGCGATCCGCGATCCGCTCTATCGGGAAATCGCCGATCTGGTGGTTGAAACCGATGAACGGCCACCACGCCTGGTGGTGCTGGACATACTGGACCGCCTGCAGCAACTGCCTCCCCGTTAA
- the aroB gene encoding 3-dehydroquinate synthase, whose product MQTLKVDLGERSYPIHIGEGLLDRPELLAPHIAGRQVAIVSNETVAPLYLERLKRSLAQFSVISVVLPDGEAFKNWETLQLIFDGLLTARHDRRTTIIALGGGVIGDMAGFAAACYQRGVDFIQIPTTLLSQVDSSVGGKTGINHPLGKNMVGAFYQPNVVLIDTASLNSLPARELSAGLAEVIKYGLICDEPFLTWLEASVDRLRALDQQALTYAIERSCAAKAAVVGADERESGVRATLNLGHTFGHAIETHMGYGVWLHGEAVAAGTVMALEMSARLGWITAEERDRGIRLFQRAGLPVVPPEEMTEADFLEHMAIDKKVIDGRLRLVLLRRMGEAVVTDDYPKEVLQATLGADYRALAQLKG is encoded by the coding sequence ATGCAGACACTTAAGGTCGATCTAGGCGAGCGCAGCTACCCGATTCATATTGGCGAAGGTTTGTTGGACCGGCCCGAATTGCTGGCGCCGCACATCGCCGGGCGGCAGGTGGCGATCGTTTCCAATGAAACTGTCGCGCCGCTCTACCTTGAGCGTTTGAAACGCAGCCTTGCGCAGTTCTCGGTGATCTCGGTGGTCCTGCCCGATGGCGAAGCGTTCAAGAACTGGGAAACCCTGCAGCTTATTTTCGATGGCCTGCTGACCGCACGGCACGATCGACGCACCACGATCATTGCCCTCGGTGGCGGCGTGATCGGCGACATGGCGGGTTTTGCCGCGGCCTGCTACCAGCGCGGCGTCGATTTCATCCAGATTCCTACCACCTTGCTGTCCCAGGTCGATTCATCGGTGGGTGGCAAGACCGGTATCAACCATCCGTTGGGCAAGAACATGGTCGGTGCCTTCTATCAGCCGAACGTGGTCCTGATCGACACCGCCTCGCTCAACAGTCTGCCGGCTCGCGAGCTGTCGGCGGGCCTGGCGGAAGTCATCAAGTACGGCCTGATCTGCGACGAGCCGTTCCTTACCTGGCTCGAAGCCAGCGTCGACCGCTTGCGGGCCCTGGACCAGCAGGCGCTGACCTATGCCATCGAGCGTTCCTGTGCGGCCAAGGCGGCCGTGGTCGGTGCCGATGAGCGCGAATCCGGCGTGCGCGCCACGCTGAACCTGGGGCATACCTTCGGCCACGCCATCGAAACCCACATGGGCTACGGTGTGTGGCTGCATGGTGAGGCGGTTGCCGCGGGTACCGTAATGGCGCTGGAAATGTCCGCGCGCCTTGGCTGGATCACCGCCGAAGAGCGTGACCGCGGGATTCGCCTGTTCCAGCGTGCGGGCTTGCCGGTCGTGCCCCCCGAGGAGATGACCGAGGCCGATTTTCTCGAACACATGGCAATTGACAAGAAAGTGATCGACGGTCGCTTGCGTCTGGTGCTGTTGCGCCGCATGGGCGAAGCCGTAGTGACCGACGATTATCCGAAAGAGGTTTTACAGGCCACGCTGGGAGCGGATTACCGCGCCCTGGCTCAGCTTAAAGGTTAA
- a CDS encoding SPOR domain-containing protein produces the protein MTSLHADEAFLGHYQLSHDPFAPRVPGFKFFPAQRKPVLGQLHHLARYSQLLLVVTGPQGSGKTLLRQALVASTNKQSVQSVVVSARGAGDAAGVLRQVAQALNVEQAEIGPILAQVVQLALTGQEVYLLVDDAEQLDESALEALLALAAGAPEGRPHVFLFGESSLIAGLEQLSAEEERFHVIELQPYTEEETREYLAQRLEGAGRGIELFSADQISDIHEGSDGWPGNINQVARDAMIEAMIASRSAVKRPSMGFNMPKKHVLAISAVVVVAVAAAWLMPGRSKAPTTGAPANEQAQLPLGQTPQPNANGSPAVEFAGSSQPMPLPLVGQSQPVMRGPLAEAAGGITEGDDGVPVEGSSATPPTVTTIAPPAGVPAGPAPTPEARPTPAPTQVAAAKPAPVAKPAPAPVSKPAAPAAKPAEKPVTVAKAATGGGSWYAGQAPGNYVVQILGTSSEATAQNFVKEQGAQYRYFKKVLNGKPLYVITYGSFSSRDAAVTAIKALPAKVQAGKPWPRTVASVQQELAATR, from the coding sequence ATGACTAGTTTGCATGCCGACGAGGCCTTCCTCGGCCACTATCAGTTGAGCCATGACCCTTTCGCTCCACGGGTGCCTGGCTTCAAGTTCTTTCCTGCCCAGCGCAAGCCTGTGCTGGGCCAGTTGCACCACCTGGCGCGCTACAGCCAACTGCTGCTGGTCGTGACCGGCCCGCAGGGCAGCGGCAAGACGCTGCTGCGCCAGGCGCTGGTGGCCAGCACCAACAAACAGTCGGTGCAGAGCGTGGTGGTTTCCGCCCGCGGCGCCGGTGATGCGGCGGGCGTACTGCGCCAAGTGGCCCAGGCGCTGAACGTGGAGCAGGCCGAGATCGGCCCGATCCTGGCGCAAGTGGTGCAACTGGCACTGACCGGCCAGGAAGTCTATCTGCTGGTGGACGACGCCGAGCAGCTCGACGAATCGGCCCTCGAAGCGCTGCTGGCGCTTGCCGCCGGTGCGCCGGAAGGTCGCCCGCATGTGTTCCTGTTCGGCGAGTCGTCGCTGATTGCCGGCCTGGAGCAACTGAGCGCCGAAGAAGAGCGCTTCCATGTCATCGAGCTGCAGCCATATACCGAAGAAGAAACCCGTGAATACCTGGCGCAACGTCTTGAAGGCGCCGGGCGGGGGATCGAACTTTTTTCCGCGGATCAGATCAGTGATATTCACGAAGGCTCCGACGGCTGGCCTGGCAACATCAACCAGGTCGCCCGGGATGCAATGATCGAAGCCATGATTGCCAGCCGCTCCGCGGTCAAGCGTCCAAGTATGGGGTTCAATATGCCGAAGAAACACGTATTGGCGATATCCGCAGTGGTTGTCGTGGCCGTTGCCGCTGCCTGGCTGATGCCGGGTCGCAGCAAGGCACCCACCACCGGTGCGCCTGCGAACGAACAAGCTCAACTGCCGCTGGGGCAGACGCCGCAACCGAACGCCAATGGCAGCCCGGCAGTCGAGTTCGCCGGTTCCTCCCAGCCAATGCCGTTGCCGTTGGTCGGTCAATCGCAGCCGGTCATGCGCGGGCCGCTGGCCGAGGCTGCCGGCGGTATCACCGAGGGCGACGATGGCGTTCCGGTGGAAGGTTCCAGCGCCACGCCACCGACCGTGACCACCATCGCGCCGCCAGCGGGCGTGCCGGCCGGTCCTGCGCCTACGCCTGAAGCCCGTCCGACCCCAGCGCCGACCCAGGTCGCCGCCGCCAAGCCGGCTCCGGTGGCCAAGCCTGCGCCGGCACCGGTCAGCAAGCCGGCCGCACCGGCCGCCAAACCGGCCGAGAAGCCGGTAACCGTGGCCAAGGCCGCCACCGGCGGTGGTAGCTGGTACGCTGGCCAGGCGCCGGGCAACTACGTGGTGCAGATCCTTGGCACCAGTTCTGAGGCCACCGCGCAGAACTTCGTCAAGGAGCAGGGCGCTCAATACCGTTATTTCAAGAAAGTCCTCAACGGCAAACCGCTGTATGTGATCACTTACGGCAGCTTCAGCAGCCGTGATGCAGCCGTTACCGCTATCAAGGCCTTGCCAGCGAAGGTTCAGGCTGGTAAACCTTGGCCTCGCACTGTCGCCAGCGTCCAACAGGAACTGGCAGCAACTCGCTGA